The following nucleotide sequence is from Synechococcus sp. CBW1004.
CTACGAGGAGGGCGGCCAGCTCACCGAGGCGGTGCGCCGCCGCCCCTATGCGGTGCTGCTGCTCGATGAGGTGGAGAAGGCCCATCCCGAGGTGTTCAACCTGCTGCTGCAGGTGCTCGATGACGGCCGCCTCACCGACTCCCAGGGCCGCACCGTCGATTTCCGCCACACGGTGGTGATCCTCACCAGCAACCTGGCCAGCCGCGCCATCCTCGAACATGCCCGCGGTGGTCTGGAGGAGCGCCAGCTCGAGCAGGCGGTGGATGAGGCGCTGGCATCGCGCTTCCGCCCCGAGTTTCTCAACCGCATCGATGAGGTGATCCGCTTCCGGCCGCTGGCACCGGCGGATCTGCAGCGGATCGTGCGCCTGCAGCTGGCGGAACTGGCGGGGCTCCTGCAGGAGCAGCAGCTGGGCCTGCAGGTGGAGGAAGAGGTGGTCGAGGCCCTGGCGGCACAGGGCTATGAGCCCGAGTACGGGGCGCGGCCGCTGCGGCGGGTGCTGCGCCGCCGCATCGAGAATCCGCTCGCCACCGCCCTGCTGGAGGAGCGCTTCCGCCGCGCCAGCGGCGTGCGCGTCGAGCGGGCCGCGTCCGAGGGTGTCGGCGGGTCGCCGGAGCTCCGCTTTCTGCCGCTCAACCCGTAGCTGCGGTCACATCCGGTAGGGTTGGCGTTTGCCGACGCGGACTCCGACGCCGCCAGGCCGTCCCACGGGCACCCCGCCCCGTCTCGGTAGCCCTGCAATCCGTGGCCCAGATCACCCCCTCCGGCTCCGCCCAGAGCAATCCCGAACGGTCCGTTCCCTCCGGAGTGCTGGAGGAGGCCTCCGCTGCTTCGCCCGCCGATGCGGTGGAGGCGGAATCCGGCCAGAACGGTGGTTTCGTGTCCGCCACCCTGGCCGAGCTGCGCAAGGTGGTCTGGCCCAGCCGCCAGCAGCTGTTCAGTGAGTCGATCGCCGTCATCCTGATGGTGGGCCTGTCGGCGGCGTCGATCGCCGCCCTCGATCGCTTCTACCGCTGGGTCTCGATCCAGGTCTTCCGTTGATGTCCTCCCTCTCCCCTGCCGTGTCCGAGACCCCCCTGGATCTCACCGACCTCCCCCTGCCCGGGGCCGACGTCCCTCCGGCTCCCGAGG
It contains:
- the secE gene encoding preprotein translocase subunit SecE; translated protein: MEEASAASPADAVEAESGQNGGFVSATLAELRKVVWPSRQQLFSESIAVILMVGLSAASIAALDRFYRWVSIQVFR